Proteins co-encoded in one Nicotiana sylvestris chromosome 7, ASM39365v2, whole genome shotgun sequence genomic window:
- the LOC104239022 gene encoding transcription factor bHLH118-like: MDDSDQFDYAQVEHLLHLLSSSPSPPPPLTTNSPVPLQTQSCNLFNTPVPKRKTVIANIDQDTGKGKPPKEKENSEKKVVRRDVERQRRRDMARLYQRLRLLIPSKYLMGKRSISDHLEEIVDYIKDMRKNIEELETKREKLKEMRNICSSDHNSHLAAPSSSRKSDDNQDRIIVKKCKEGVLEISVISTLGGVLALSKVLRVLMEEELLVISCVSSKINQRSLHIIQSEVNSRGDIDLARLQFKLMSL, from the exons ATGGATGATTCTGATCAATTTGATTATGCTCAAGTAGAACACCTCTTACATTtactttcttcttctccttctcctcctcctcctctgacGACGAATTCACCAGTTCCATTACAAACACAAAGCTGTAATCTTTTCAATACTCCTGTGCCTAAAAGAAAAACTGTAATCGCCAATATTGATCAAGATACTGGCAAAGGCAAACCCCCTAAAGAAAAAGAGAATTCTGAGAAGAAAGTCGTACGCAGAGATGTTGAAAGGCAAAGAAGGCGCGATATGGCTCGACTTTACCAGCGTTTACGCCTTCTTATCCCTTCTAAATATCTCATG ggaaagAGATCGATATCTGATCATCTAGAAGAGATTGTGGATTACATAAAAGACATGCGGAAGAACATAGAGGAGCTGGAAACTAAGAgagaaaaattgaaagaaatgagaAATATTTGTAGCTCTGATCATAACTCTCACTTGGCTGCACCATCTTCCTCTAGGAAAAGTGATGATAATCAGGATAGAATAATAGTGAAAAAATGTAAGGAAGGAGTACTGGAAATTTCAGTGATCAGTACTTTGGGAGGAGTGTTGGCTCTTTCCAAAGTGCTTAGGGTTCTTATGGAAGAAGAACTGCTTGTTATTAGCTGTGTTTCCTCCAAAATTAATCAAAGGAGTCTTCACATTATTCAATCTGAG GTGAATTCAAGAGGAGATATTGATCTAGCTAGGCTACAGTTCAAGTTGATGAGTTTATGA